The sequence CCGGTTTTTGCGGCGCCTCATTTCTGCACAATTTTTTTATTCGCCTGCGCCTCCAGTCTCCGACAGCCATGCTGATCGCCGCCGGCAAACACCTGGGGACCATTGTGGCGCCGGGCACCGCCATCCTTTTCCATGAACACCGCTCCCAAATCACCGTGGTGCTGACCGGCCAGAAGCTTAGCCCCGCCCTCAGCCTGCAGCTGCGCGGGCTGTTGGCCGAACTCAATCCGCAAGGCCATTCCCAACACCTTGTCGACCAGACCTCGGTTTTTCCTCCGTCTGCCGACCCCGACGGATTTTTGGCGGCATTCGCCCTGGCCGGCGACGGCGCAGCCGGGGAATCGGAGCGACTCAAGCTGTATCTGTCCCGACCGGTGACGGCGGAGAAGCGACAAATCCTCAATTTTTGTTTGCAGCAGCTCAGCACCAGAATTACCGAAGCCCGGCACTTGAAGGCTCTGGAAAAAGACGCGCGGCTGGACAGTCTGAGCGGGCTTGGCAATCGCCGATATTTTGATGAGGCGCTACAAGCCGAAAGTGCCCGGGCCGACCGCTACCGGCACGCCCTGAGCCTGATTCTGCTCGATCTCGACCATTTCAAAAAGATCAACGATAGCTTCGGACATCAAACCGGAGATCTGGTCCTCAAAGAACTGGGACGGGTTTTAGCCAGTGAACTCCGCGCCAGCGATATCGCTTGTCGCTATGGAGGAGAGGAATTCGCGATCATTCTTCCGGAAACCGGGCTTCGAGAAGGTCGCCAGATTGCCGAGCGCATCCGCCGCGCCATTGCGAAATTGACCCTTGCTGCCCAAGGCAACATCCATCTTAAAATAACCGCCAGTCTAGGGCTGGCAGGCAATGAAAGCCAGTTAGGGCTTGATCTGGTCCAGGGCGCGGACAAAGCTCTGTACGAAG is a genomic window of Pseudomonadota bacterium containing:
- a CDS encoding GGDEF domain-containing protein, with amino-acid sequence MFYDNQPLRFGSRPNPAIAAIGYLFSKPSTLAVNKRHEAPGFCGASFLHNFFIRLRLQSPTAMLIAAGKHLGTIVAPGTAILFHEHRSQITVVLTGQKLSPALSLQLRGLLAELNPQGHSQHLVDQTSVFPPSADPDGFLAAFALAGDGAAGESERLKLYLSRPVTAEKRQILNFCLQQLSTRITEARHLKALEKDARLDSLSGLGNRRYFDEALQAESARADRYRHALSLILLDLDHFKKINDSFGHQTGDLVLKELGRVLASELRASDIACRYGGEEFAIILPETGLREGRQIAERIRRAIAKLTLAAQGNIHLKITASLGLAGNESQLGLDLVQGADKALYEAKQNGRNRVVVAQERHQVEPKYFEIVSQARL